CACTCACCTCACTAATGCTAATGTATTCTACcgaatctataaaaaaaaaaggtATTATGAAAACTCTAGATTGTTATTTTACACCTTGGGTTTTAATTCTCTAAAATTACTTCCCTTTTCAGTCAGTTAAACACTAGTTCTACACTTCTGAACATTTTGCCAATTTACTATATTAACACCGAATTACATAATTAAAAATGGGTGAATATAAGGCCATATAAGGAGTAGGACACGCTAAACTGATTCTTAGAGACCCACGTTGGCCAGCCAGTACAAGGCTCCGTTGTTAAGAGTACTGCTGACCAGCAGCAGGTGCCAGCCAGCGCCTCGCCACAAGAACCACCTCCCTTTCTAAttaacatgcacacacacaactacacattACTATTcacaactcacaattataacatggaatagtttaatacacttacactgtTACACCCTAAGGGAGCCTCAACAACTATAGTTTCTTTAGTACTCAACTGAGGAAATTTAAGACTTTAATTGCCTTCAACTGCAAATCTGTCATACTTAGGACCCTTCAAGGTCTTAAAAAACAGAAAAAGGAAGGGAGGAATTATCTGGAAAAAGtgtcaagccattatgactatactgtatagcacttggaaagggtcaagataaggatttgggatgggatggggggaaggaatggtgcttaaccacttggacggtcggggattgaacaccgacctgcatgaagtgagaatgTCACTATCGCCCAGCCCATGTGGTTGGGCTAAAAACGGAAAAAGGACTTAAAGAATGCAAGATATTGGGTCAATGATTGCATattgaaaaataaaataaaataatattttctaACTTTAAATAAAAACATGATATAATTTACCACCATTTCTCATAAAATATTTGATTTGGCAACAAACCACATGCTAAAAGATGTTCATTTATGTTTTCAATCATAGGCGGCGGTCCACAGATGAATGTTTTCAATGACGACGTATCCAAAGATTCAACGGCAGCCTTCAAAACTTCTTGCGTTATGTGGCCATCTGTTTGaagaataattataaactttaatAATAAATACTACATACAAGTATAGATTTGGTGAACCAAGAATGAATAATGAGAGTTCAACTTTTGTTCATGAACCAAATGCTGTATTCATCAACTGAACATTGCAAGTTCAAGTTGATACAACTGAATTAGCACTTAAGGGAGACCTTTGCAAGGACTGCCAAGAGAGCTGTAAAGCGTAAAGTGTTTCTCCTGTTAGCAACCTTGGACACACTACATCTTGgccctccctccaacaccaccactcaccgagACAGCACATTGGTCAATGGCATCATTTCACAACCGAGGGACCCAGCTTCAATCCCAGTgcaggacagaaatagttgggcacgtttcctttcacctgttcgctaacagtaaaataggtatgcaggagttaggcaactgttgtgggttgcatactGGGTAAGGTCAGCAGTTGGcctgagggggaagaggggacccTGATTAGCCTGAGTACAGGCCTCCTGTCCCTGACACTGGGAATTGTTTCAAGACCGTATGTGAAGAAATGGCAGGACCATGAGCGAGTACCCTTATTATTCAAGTTACAGTATTTATACCTCTTTTGTATTAACATCCATTTAGTTTATATTACAGTGGAACCTTGAGTGACGAGCGCCTCAATTTACGAGCATTTTGAATAACGAGCGCGCCGATCGCCGACAATTTGCCTTAATTGGCAAGAGCTCGTTTGATTAACAAGAAAACCACATGGTGCGTTCCTGCTGCTTCTCGCACATTCTCGGATGtctccgacgatgcaaataaaATTTTcgttttgtttaaagatgctaatgatgctgggatttaaaagggtgactgctgtgatgttgcaaagcactgacttgtttttgtagaataaaaaaaatgaaaaaatttgaaaaaagaatAAATATCAAAAAGGTTCATtctgtgtttgtcaggtaggctgctccatgtttcttgaaaaaaataaactaaaaaaattgaataaatttgaaaaacggacaaatgtcataaaggtttgttcagtgtttgtcaggtaggcggctccattattaataaataaatgaaaaaatacaaaacaaattgaacacatttgaaaaaaaaataaaaaaattgtcataatggagcatcctacctaacaaacaccaaacgaacctttatgacatttgtccgtttttcaaatttatttaaattttatttttttttttatttttttaaagaaacatggagcagtctaCCTGgcaaacaccgaacgaaccttttgctataaaaaaaaaaaaaaaaaaatagaacaaatttgaaaaacggacaaatgTCAACGGTtcgttcagtgtatgtcaggtaggatgctacattatttaaaaaatcgaatatcatattgatgttttttggCGGTGGAATTGATTATTTTTATTTCCAATATGTTAAATGGAGAAGTTCGTTTTGAAAAACGAGCATTTCACATGACGAGCACGGCGCCAGAACGGAATAAATTCATtatccgaggttccactgtatttgaTTAACATGTAAAGAATTATGGTGATTgaaaaattgtgtgtgtgtgtatgggttttcAACCAAGTTCGGTCCCAACCAGTTCAGAAAAACTGGTTGGCTATTGTATAGCAGGAGATGCTTCCTTTACCACTGAACTAATCTTAACTTTTTATATCTATGCTGTGCACAAAAATATAACAGCCAATGAATTGTCATTATCACTAATATAACATAACTGCAAAACTTTAAATATCAAAGTTGAATTAAAGTAATTTTTTGTAACACTGGTGCTGTTAAACAGAAGTGAAGCCTGCAGATTACATACACGATCTTCAGGTTAATAAAGATAATATGAACCAATAAGAACAGAACTGTACAATCATATGTAAAACAGAACGAGTGCAGCAATCAAGAACATTCCCAGCAAAAGTGGTTTCCACACAAATCGTGCAATAATGACAAGAggaacaaaaaataaaataactCACATGTAACAAAAGATGATTCCGGTGGAGGTTTTCTTGTTGTAAAGTAACGAACCTCACACTCCGGAGTTCTTGCCGAAATGGTGTCTAATAACGTCtgtaatacaataataataatatcatcaatgagaaaatctacTTTAGCAATGAGGCGACTCGCACCAGCAATCAAGGTACTCCCAGCTGCACACCTTACCCCTGTACTACGACATGGTACAAGTTATACAACATGCGATTTCACTGAAtccacaggaagtctggaggcttcTACTGAAACTATGTGGTACAGGGAGTAAGATGTGTAGCTAAGAATACTACAATCACTGGGCTCAAGTCACCCCTAAATTATTTACAACATTACACACACTGAGAAAATACATGCATTGTTTTGTAGTACTAACAGTGTAACCTACTGACAGCTTGTACATTACATACACACAAATCCTattaatttaacactttcgcgctatccggACGCATCGGCGCGTcccgtttcgtctaacgctaacgcatagtggacataaagttgagtcctcttttaaaatatttgtataaaattcaatttttatccgatttactttgggtttgtttcaaactgcgcgctatgaggctctctttctcaccactaggctgcatggtacaataagttcatgaaaggtgtggataacttcgatcaaatggtattttgtcccaaacgggttgcaggtgggtgactttagccgtttatactggtaatgcttcccccatatcatgtattatatgcatatgtctgtttagggaatttgattccgatcaatatacaaccaaaaataactgtgtgcaacaagtataaacttgacaaacataacaaaagtaaaaacatttcgtgtgtgtttgacgctcactgatatgttccagcgttgttttatatttggcgccattctaacttacgctttgttgatattttttacctatgggcacatagaacattctattgcgaacacattgacacaaaaatgaatgacgtacatacaaaattaatgtcatgagagtgaaataagtataaactttcaaagcgccgtgcgtcgtcccgtcaccgataccgggtaacaatttcaccacttcccacactcttgcgggcgggccgcatcattattctacgcttatattcatatcaccgtgttgggaatttcattgcgagtccattgataccaaaattaacgctgtagaacaagtgtggaggtgattacaatcccaagagtaaaaacattttgttgctgatgggcgctcacggcgagtcatcttcgtagttatttatttggtgctggtatccctatacgtttcgtgacttttttttactgatgttcttctagagaattttattgcgaacacgttggtaccaaaatgaaatacgtagcatgagaactaaggtcagaagagtaaaaagagtatacacatttttgtttttacgcttaagcgataaaaacgcagcgcgcacattcggttggctgagtgacctttgcagagagcgcgaaagtgttaacactttcgcgctctctgttacacctattacacctATGTTATGACCTACTGTCCTATACATTACACACACTAGTCCTATTAGtttatcaatcaaaataatatatCTTGTTCATACTTTATAGAGTAATTCCTCATATGTCTTTGCCGAATATAGCAGTAGAATTCTTCCCGGACGATATTCTTCTTTATTTTCTTCATGAATACGGTGCAAGCTAATGGCATGGAGGAACATGGATGCAAGAGGATTTATGCCGACACCGCCGCCCACTAGCAGAAGGTCGTACGAGGTGTCACCACTCTCAGGAGCATAATAGAAGTCGCCCCCAGCACGTATTGCAACTTCACAGCCTATTTTGCACTGTAACatgacatcaacatttaatatccACTGAAATCCTTTCATTTCTTTAATTTACATTATTCATTATTGCAGTATGTATACAGTACTATCAATTAATtacaattataggtacagtagttTAAATAATTACTACTACAGTAtgttgcacaatgaaatcacaggaCTATGAATAAATGCTGATGCCATACAAAGAAATGAACTCTTGCCCCTGAACTCCTCAG
This DNA window, taken from Procambarus clarkii isolate CNS0578487 chromosome 40, FALCON_Pclarkii_2.0, whole genome shotgun sequence, encodes the following:
- the LOC123758010 gene encoding oxidoreductase NAD-binding domain-containing protein 1 isoform X1, with the translated sequence MGLGLRMLLKRVGVLRNVSTRLHSTATPKEETHASPLVGDEGAGKHLKITAQNTRIPLIAPAVVTDIRPLSPTVHGLTLKVDNPNFTFKAGQWVDMFIPGMETVGGFSMYSCPTHLAETRTLQLGIKFSRWPPAYWVHDQCKIGCEVAIRAGGDFYYAPESGDTSYDLLLVGGGVGINPLASMFLHAISLHRIHEENKEEYRPGRILLLYSAKTYEELLYKTLLDTISARTPECEVRYFTTRKPPPESSFVTYGHITQEVLKAAVESLDTSSLKTFICGPPPMIENINEHLLACGLETEESKQLVHQC